A part of Salvelinus alpinus chromosome 5, SLU_Salpinus.1, whole genome shotgun sequence genomic DNA contains:
- the LOC139576663 gene encoding leucyl-cystinyl aminopeptidase-like: MEDPFDSERASLPRNMIENSMFEEEPDVVDLAKDSTAFPEFPALDPDEVVYEPRSSRLLVRGLGENDLDDEEEDYESSARLLGMSFMNRSSARSPSASPYIRQALPRSCSRPSARMLVVGVFILVLVTSMAMVLYFLPGCTFTKAGCPKANSSTPIELVYPKSTNGELFPWNELRLPASVRPVNYDLSLTPDLTSMTFTGRTIINMIIQHDTKRIVLHSSEINIIKAIFQVGEGKSVEVKVLEYKPWQQIAVSFPEDLKEGQVCVLTLDYTASLSHAYDGFYNSSYNDKTGAKRVLAATQFEPQAARKAFPCFDEPAFKATFLVRITREPEYIALSNMPKAKTTTLPSGMLEDEFEQTIVNMSTYLVAFIVANFTSITRNVSNTLVSVYSVPEKEEHTQYALDTASRLLQFYNILFDIEYPLRKLDLVAIPDFLAGAMENWGLITFRETSLLVQNQSSPLDKQLIANVVAHELAHQWFGNLVTMRWWNDLWLSEGFATYWQYASLMTEFPQLYLGNVFLEQRFKAMAKDSLNSSHPVSVSAQVTTPEQVSEMFDSITYEKGASLLLMLNSTLPDGQFRKGLIKYLCQYRGSNTVTDDLWNSITQAQVLPQQESVSDMMRTWTLQKGFPLVTVSRKGGEVTLTQEHFLLSTDNTTHTSSLWHIPVTYVNDSCSSAPSCRQMFTLRNKTATLKVSESVKWLKLNYMNTGFYIVHYGDEGWAALIDALKTDVSTLTPHDRASLIHNIFSLSRLGRVSFRQVLSLLDYTTNETETAPLTEALSQLSSVYRLLDKRQELRLVARMKAYILGHFGSLMDSQDWGVEESVSSQELRSALLEVACSLRRQNCTDQATALYEQWTNSNQTNRIPGDLQRVVFSVAAQSDSGWLSLLDTYRLTTYDSEKRKILQALASTQDPRRIVWILSAVLEGGIIHTQELPLVISTVSDGFAGHLFVWDFVKESWDRIIEKFPVGSYPIQSIIKSTTSQFSTQTHLEEVQGFFSSLKGRGSQMRSVQEALETIRLNQHWMDRNLATLRDWL; the protein is encoded by the exons ATGGAGGACCCATTTGACAGTG AGCGAGCGTCCCTGCCCAGGAACATGATAGAGAACAGTATGTTTGAGGAGGAACCTGATGTAGTGGACCTGGCCAAAGACTCTACAGCCTTCCCG GAGTTCCCGGCATTGGACCCAGATGAGGTGGTGTACGAGCCCCGTAGCTCCCGTCTGCTGGTGCGAGGTCTGGGAGAAAACGACCTGGACGATGAGGAGGAGGACTATGAGTCGTCAGCCCGCCTACTGGGCATGTCCTTCATGAACAGAAGCTCTGCCCGCAGTCCTAGCGCCTCCCCTTACATTAGACAGGCTCTACCCAG GTCATGTTCCCGCCCCTCGGCTCGTATGCTGGTGGTGGGCGTGTTCATCTTGGTACTGGTCACGTCCATGGCGATGGTTCTCTATTTCCTGCCTGGCTGTACCTTCACTAAG GCTGGCTGTCCTAAGGCTAACTCCTCCACTCCTATAGAGCTGGTCTATCCTAAAAGCACCAATGGGGAGCTGTTTCCTTGGAATGAGCTACGCCTCCCAGCCAGTGTACGACCTGTAAACTACGACCTCTCCTTGACCCCTGACCTGACTTCCATGACCTTCACCGGCCGCACCATCATCAACATGATTATACAACACGACACCAAGCGCATCGTTTTGCACAGCTCCGAGATCAATATCATCAAGGCAATCTTTCAG GTTGGAGAGGGTAAGAGTGTTGAGGTGAAGGTGTTGGAGTATAAACCATGGCAGCAGATAGCTGTCAGCTTCCCAGAGGATCTGAAGGaaggccaggtgtgtgtgttaacattgGACTACACAGCCAGCCTTTCACACGCCTACGACGGCTTCTATAACAGCTCCTACAATGACAAGACTGGAGCCAAGAG GGTCCTAGCTGCCACACAGTTTGAGCCCCAGGCAGCCAGGAAGGCCTTCCCCTGTTTTGACGAGCCTGCCTTTAAAGCCACCTTCCTGGTCAGGATCACCAGAGAACCTGAATACATCGCTCTGTCCAACATGCCCaag GCTAAGACGACTACGTTACCCAGCGGCATGCTGGAGGATGAGTTTGAGCAGACTATTGTTAATATGAGCACCTACCTGGTGGCCTTCATCGTAGCCAACTTCACCAGCATCACTAGAAATGTATCCAATACACTG GTGTCAGTGTACTCTGTGCCAGAGAAGGAGGAACACACACAGTATGCTCTGGACACCGCGTCCAGGTTGCTGCAGTTCTACAACATCTTATTTGACATCGAATACCCTCTGAGGAAACTGG aCCTGGTTGCTATCCCAGACTTCCTGGCGGGAGCGATGGAGAACTGGGGTCTGATCACCTTCAGAGAGACCAGCCTTTTGGTACAAAACCAGTCCTCTCCTCTCGACAAACAACTAATCGCTAACGTCGTAGCCCACGAACTTGCTCACCAG TGGTTTGGGAACCTGGTGACGATGCGCTGGTGGAATGACCTGTGGCTCAGCGAGGGCTTCGCCACCTACTGGCAGTACGCATCTCTAATGACAGAGTTCCCACAGCTGTACCTA GGCAATGTGTTCCTGGAGCAGCGGTTCAAGGCAATGGCCAAAGATTCTCTGAACTCCTCCCACCCAGTCTCAGTGTCGGCCCAGGTGACCACACCTGAACAGGTGTCTGAGATGTTTGACTCGATCACCTATGAGAAG gGTGCGTCCCTCCTGCTGATGTTGAACTCCACTCTGCCAGACGGTCAGTTCAGGAAAGGACTTATCAAGTACCTGTGTCAATACAGAGGATCTAACACGGTTACTGACGACCTCTGGAACAGCATCACACAG GCCCAAGTGCTTCCCCAGCAGGAGAGTGTGTCAGACATGATGAGAACATGGACGCTGCAGAAAGGCTTCCCATTGGTTACCGTCAGCCGCAAGGGTGGTGAGGTGACCCTCACACAGGAACACTTCCTGCTCTCCACAGacaacaccacacacacctccag CCTGTGGCACATCCCTGTGACATACGTGAATGACAGCTGTAGCTCTGCCCCTTCCTGCAGACAGATGTTCACTCTGAGGAATAAGACAG CGACTCTGAAGGTGTCAGAGAGTGTGAAGTGGCTGAAGTTGAACTACATGAACACGGGCTTCTATATAGTTCACTATGGAGACGAGGGCTGGGCAGCTCTCATAGACGCTCTAAAGACTGACGTCAGCACACTCACACCCCACGACCGCGCTTCGCTCATACACAACATCTTCTCCCtgtccag GCTGGGTCGTGTGTCCTTCCGTCAGGTTCTCAGTCTGTTGGACTATACTACCAATGAGACTGAGACTGCTCCTCTGACAGAAGCCCTATCACAGCTCAGCTCTGTCTACAGACTACTGGACAAGAGACAGGAGCTAAGACTGGTGGCCCGCATGAAG GCGTACATCTTGGGTCATTTTGGCTCTCTGATGGACAGTCAGGactggggagtggaggagagtgtCTCCAGTCAGGAGCTGAGGTCAGCCCTGCTAGAGGTGGCATGTAGTCTTCGACGCCAGAACTGTACTGACCAGGCCACGGCCCTCTACGAACAGTGGACCAACTCGAACCAAACCAATCG CATCCCAGGTGATCTTCAGCGAGTGGTGTTTTCTGTAGCAGCCCAGTCTGACTCTGGTTGGCTGTCTCTGCTGGACACCTACAGACTCACCACTTACGACTCGGAGAAACGCAAGATACTGCAGGCCCTCGCCTCCACACAGGACCCACGACGCATCGTATg GATTCTGAGTGCGGTGCTCGAGGGAGGGATTATCCACACCCAGGAGCTGCCATTGGTCATCAGCACTGTGAGCGACGGCTTCGCTGGCCACTTGTTCGTCTGGGACTTTGTCAAAGAGAGCTGGGACAGGATCATAGAGAA gttTCCAGTGGGGTCCTATCCCATCCAGAGCATCATCAAGTCCACCACCTCCCAGTTCTCTACTCAGACACACCTGGAGGAA GTCCAGGGTTTCTTCTCCAGTCTGAAGGGGCGGGGCTCTCAGATGCGTAGCGTCCAGGAGGCTTTAGAGACCATCAGACTGAACCAGCACTGGATGGACAGGAACCTCGCAACACTTAGAGACTGGCTCTAA
- the LOC139576664 gene encoding endoplasmic reticulum aminopeptidase 2-like has translation MVRFLVLALLSLAGVTQTSASPTQASEPPNTTEEQPPLGTGSLSFPWSHLRLPGYIVPLHYHLLLHPNLTMLSYSGTVRIELQVQNNTNWVVLHSKGLRITTATMLDQNLAHLSDQVLPVLHNPTHEQTAIFSPRVLSGGQKYFLFLEFGAELGEGFYGFYRSTYRTSTGETRNLASTHFEPTSARMAFPCFDEPSFKANYSISIRRSRAHTALSNMPVEQTVVLDDGLMEDRFAVSVRMSSYLVAFIVCDFRSVSATTASGVKVSVYAAPEKWQQTHYALKAAVKLLEFYEKYFNIKYPLPKQDLVAIPDFQAGAMENWGLITFRETSLLYDPATSSASDRVWVTMVIAHELAHQWFGNLVTMEWWNDIWLNEGFARYMEYISVNATYPKLRVEDYLVDTCFAAIGRDSLNSSRPISSAAESPTQIEEMFDTVSYDKGACVLHMLRHYLTDQVFQSGIVRYLRRYSYSNAHNQDLWDSLANTCSEEEFSSGEHCYSSRQAAKNAYLYAGEHLDLTTMMNTWTLQTGVPLVTVTRQGSRLLLKQERFLRTAHPSDPAWPSLQQGFLWHIPLTYRTDTSTSIHRHLMTTLTDSVDVGEEVGWVKVNVDMAGYYLVHYDGSGWDNLIQLLKDNHTALTFMDRTHLIHNAFQLTTAGRLSLDKALNLIGYLRSESHTVPLLEGLGYLEAFYRMVERRDIPDVTQNLRTYILWYFRDVIDRQTWSDKGSVSERRLRSKLLSLACHLGDLPCLKQAQRSFTHWLDSNSTHNLPADVAETVYSVGAQEDTGWASLLQTYTHSLSETHKRKILSALASSQDTNKLTRLLELGLEGEVIRTQDLDSLIAMVARNPRGHHLAWSYVQKYWSTLVDKFQLGSFSIRHIIIGTTAQFSSTEELTEVRVFFKSIHEQASQLRVTEVAMDNIQKNILWLQRNLGTLRSWLDQQID, from the exons ATGGTCAGGTTCTTGGTTCTGGCCCTCCTGTCTCTGGCTGGTGTGACCCAGACCTCCGCTAGCCCGACCCAGGCCTCTGAGCCCCCTAACACCACTGAGGAGCAGCCTCCCTTAGGTACAGGAAGCCTCTCATTCCCTTGGAGCCACCTCCGTCTTCCGGGGTACATTGTTCCGCTCCACTACCATCTCCTGCTCCACCCTAACCTCACCATGCTCAGCTACAGCGGTACTGTCCGGATAGAGCTCCAGGTTCAGAACAATACCAACTGGGTGGTGCTGCACAGCAAGGGGCTCCGTATCACTACAGCAACTATGTTGGACCAGAACCTGGCTCACCTGTCAGACCAG GTGCTCCCTGTGCTCCACAACCCTACCCATGAGCAGACTGCCATCTTCTCTCCCAGAGTGCTCAGCGGTGGGCAGAAGTACTTCCTGTTTCTGGAGTTTGGGGCGGAGCTAGGAGAAGGCTTCTATGGCTTCTACAGGAGCACCTACAGAACCAGCACCGGAGAGACACG gAACCTGGCCTCCACTCATTTTGAGCCCACCAGTGCTCGGATGGCGTTTCCTTGTTTTGATGAGCCGAGCTTCAAggctaactactctatcagtatCAGGAGGAGCCGGGCACACACCGCCCTGTCCAACATGCCTGTA GAGCAGACAGTGGTCCTGGATGATGGTCTAATGGAGGACCGTTTTGCTGTGAGTGTGAGGATGAGCTCCTATCTGGTGGCCTTCATCGTGTGTGACTTCAGATCTGTCAGCGCAACAACTGCCTCAGGGGTCAAG GTATCTGTCTATGCTGCTCCTGAGAAATGGCAGCAGACCCATTATGCTCTGAAGGCTGCAGTCAAACTACTGGAGTTCTATGAGAAATACTTCAACATCAAATACCCACTACCTAAACAAG ACCTGGTTGCTATCCCAGACTTTCAGGCCGGAGCGATGGAGAACTGGGGTCTGATCACCTTCAGAGAGACCAGCCTGCTCTACGACCCCGCCACCTCCTCAGCCTCCGATAGGGTCTGGGTTACCATGGTGATCGCCCACGAGCTCGCCCACCAG TGGTTTGGCAACCTGGTGACCATGGAGTGGTGGAATGACATCTGGCTGAACGAGGGCTTCGCCAGATACATGGAGTACATCTCAGTCAACGCCACATACCCCAAACTCAGAGTG GAGGATTATCTGGTGGACACCTGCTTCGCTGCGATTGGTCGAGACTCTCTTAACTCCTCCCGCCCCATCTCCAGTGCGGCTGAGAGCCCCACACAGATTGAAGAGATGTTCGACACAGTATCCTACGACAAG GGTGCATGTGTCCTGCACATGCTCAGACACTACCTGACTGACCAAGTGTTCCAGAGTGGAATCGTGCGCTACCTTCGCAGGTACAGCTACAGCAACGCTCACAACCAGGACCTGTGGGACAGCCTGGCCAAT ACGTGTTCAGAAGAGGAGTTCAGCTCTGGAGAACACTGTTACAGCAGCAGGCAGGCAGCTAAGAACGCA tacctgTACGCTGGGGAGCACCTGGACCTGACGACCATGATGAACACCTGGACGCTGCAGACAGGTGTGCCCTTGGTAACGGTTACTAGGCAGGGGTCTCGTCTCCTGCTGAAACAGGAGAGGTTCCTGAGGACCGCACATCCTTCTGATCCAGCATGGCCCAGCCTGCAGCAggg GTTCCTGTGGCACATCCCTCTGACATACAGGACGGACACCTCAACAAGTATCCACAGACACCTAATGACCACACTCACAG acagtGTGGATGTGGGGGAGGAGGTGGGCTGGGTGAAGGTGAATGTGGACATGGCTGGTTATTACCTGGTCCACTATGATGGTTCAGGCTGGGACAACTTAATACAACTACTGAAGGACAACCACACAGCTCTCACCTTCATGGACAGAACACACCTCATACACAACGCCTTCCAACTCACCAC GGCAGGTCGGTTGTCACTCGATAAAGCCTTGAACCTTATTGGCTACCTGCGATCAGAAAGTCACACCGTGCCCTTACTCGAGGGGTTGGGCTACCTGGAAGCTTTCTACAGgatggtggagaggagagacatacCTGATGTCACACAAAACCTCAGG ACGTACATTCTGTGGTATTTCCGTGATGTGATTGACCGTCAGACGTGGAGCGACAAGGGCTCTGTGTCTGAGAGGCGACTGAGGTCGAAGCTCCTTTCCCTGGCCTGCCATCTAGGAGACCTCCCCTGTTTGAAGCAGGCCCAGCGCAGCTTCACACACTGGCTGGACTCCAACAGCACGCATAA CTTGCCTGCAGACGTGGCAGAGACAGTGTATTCAGTAGGGGCCCAGGAGGACACGGGCTGGGCGTCTCTCCTCCAGACATACACCCACTCCCTCTCAGAGACACACAAACGCAAGATCCTCTCTGCCCTGGCCAGCAGCCAAGACACTAATAAGCTAACCAG GTTGTTGGAGCTGGGTCTAGAGGGAGAGGTGATCCGTACTCAGGACCTGGACTCCCTCATCGCCATGGTAGCCAGGAACCCAAGGGGACATCATCTGGCCTGGAGCTACGTCCAGAAATACTGGAGCACCCTGGTGGACAA GTTCCAGTTGGGATCGTTCTCTATTAGACACATCATCATTGGTACCACAGCCCAGTTctcctccacagaggaactcactGAG gTGCGTGTATTCTTTAAGTCGATCCATGAGCAGGCATCTCAGCTGAGAGTGACTGAGGTTGCCATGGATAACATCCAGAAGAACATCCTCTGGCTGCAAAGAAACCTGGGAACTCTGAGGAGCTGGCTGGACCAACAGATAgactga